In the genome of Coleofasciculus sp. FACHB-1120, one region contains:
- a CDS encoding DHH family phosphoesterase, whose protein sequence is MQDRPHSESSPRPARLPNHRWQIFPVRDELAQQLAKTTGLSPLLSQVLINRGIETPEEAQAFLDPESQVLPSPLEEFPDLAMSVELLQEAIASQHKIAICGDYDADGMTSTALLLRALRWLGAQVDYAIPSRMSEGYGINRRIVEEFHREGVWLILTVDNGISAFEPIDRARQLGVKVIVTDHHDIPEKLPPADAILNPKLIRESSPYRGVAGVGVAYILAVTLAQQMGQTKGLVKPLLELFTLGTIADLAPLTGVNRRWVKRGLQQLPNSQLAGVQALIQIAGVPQGTEKGTENSEAETPKSKIPNPQSLKPEDIGFRLGPRINAVGRIADPQTVIELLITDNMGIALERAMQCEQINKHRQQLCEEIERDAVTWCEETQIIATPNKKLNSASEVLSQIPDKSIDFQQERVLVLVQPGWHHGVIGIVASRLVERYGVPVFIGTYEDEHHVRGSARGIPEFHVFEALQFCQDLLGKFGGHKAAGGFSMPAENLPALRSRLSLFAHQCLEPQHLKPLLKIDVQANLNEINLDLYQQIDALHPCGIENADPVFWTPNVRVVEQKTVGKGHVKLKLQEAGDNGNQVRKIDAIAWRWGNYYPLPSRVDIAYKLRQNTWNGNTTIQLELVGLRRSTGEPHQLSFSPGLKAEFHYNQRRYTCSLSESLKELRIRNPEGKVLAIQQGHRTGLLGIMREDAKEVDVTKPPFYPLIKAAMQALDIPGKNT, encoded by the coding sequence GTGCAAGATCGTCCTCATTCAGAATCATCCCCTCGTCCTGCCCGATTGCCCAATCATCGATGGCAAATATTTCCAGTACGAGACGAACTAGCCCAACAGTTAGCTAAAACGACGGGTCTTTCACCACTGTTGAGTCAGGTACTGATTAACCGAGGCATTGAGACGCCAGAAGAGGCGCAAGCATTCCTAGATCCAGAATCTCAGGTTTTGCCCTCACCGTTGGAAGAATTTCCCGACTTGGCAATGAGTGTGGAGTTGTTGCAAGAAGCGATCGCATCCCAGCACAAAATTGCGATCTGCGGAGACTACGATGCAGATGGAATGACCAGCACCGCGCTATTACTCCGGGCACTGCGGTGGTTAGGGGCGCAGGTGGATTATGCCATTCCCAGCCGCATGAGTGAAGGCTACGGGATTAATCGCCGGATTGTTGAAGAATTTCACCGGGAAGGCGTTTGGCTGATTTTAACGGTAGACAACGGCATTTCTGCTTTTGAACCGATCGATCGGGCACGGCAGCTGGGTGTCAAAGTCATTGTCACCGATCATCACGATATTCCCGAAAAACTGCCTCCGGCGGATGCCATTCTCAATCCCAAGCTGATTCGAGAATCCTCCCCTTATCGCGGGGTGGCGGGCGTCGGCGTTGCTTATATCTTGGCTGTCACCCTCGCCCAACAGATGGGGCAAACGAAGGGATTGGTGAAGCCACTATTAGAACTCTTTACCCTCGGAACTATTGCCGATTTAGCACCGTTAACCGGAGTAAACCGCCGCTGGGTGAAGCGGGGTTTGCAACAATTACCGAATTCTCAACTAGCGGGAGTTCAGGCGCTGATTCAGATAGCGGGTGTACCTCAAGGCACAGAGAAAGGCACAGAGAACAGCGAAGCGGAAACTCCAAAATCTAAAATCCCAAATCCACAATCCTTAAAGCCAGAGGATATTGGGTTTCGTCTGGGACCCAGAATTAACGCTGTGGGACGGATTGCCGACCCGCAGACGGTGATTGAATTGCTGATAACTGATAATATGGGAATCGCACTGGAACGGGCGATGCAGTGCGAACAAATTAACAAACACCGACAGCAACTCTGTGAAGAGATTGAACGGGATGCTGTTACTTGGTGTGAAGAAACCCAGATTATTGCAACCCCGAATAAAAAGTTAAATTCTGCCAGTGAGGTTTTATCTCAAATTCCAGATAAGTCGATTGACTTCCAGCAAGAACGGGTGTTGGTGCTGGTTCAACCGGGATGGCATCATGGCGTAATTGGAATTGTTGCCTCGCGTTTGGTGGAACGCTATGGCGTGCCGGTGTTTATCGGAACTTATGAAGATGAGCATCACGTCCGGGGTTCGGCGCGGGGAATTCCTGAATTTCACGTATTTGAAGCTTTGCAGTTTTGTCAGGATTTGCTAGGGAAATTTGGCGGACACAAGGCGGCGGGGGGATTTTCGATGCCAGCCGAAAATCTCCCCGCATTGCGATCGCGTCTTAGCCTTTTTGCTCATCAGTGTCTGGAACCCCAACACCTCAAGCCACTACTCAAGATTGACGTTCAGGCGAACCTCAACGAGATTAATCTCGACCTGTATCAACAGATTGATGCCCTCCACCCGTGCGGGATTGAAAACGCCGATCCCGTTTTCTGGACGCCGAATGTCCGCGTGGTTGAGCAAAAAACTGTTGGGAAAGGTCACGTCAAATTGAAATTGCAAGAAGCGGGGGATAACGGGAATCAGGTTCGGAAAATCGATGCGATCGCTTGGCGATGGGGAAATTATTACCCTTTACCGTCGCGGGTCGATATCGCCTACAAACTGCGCCAAAATACCTGGAATGGCAACACCACGATCCAACTGGAGTTAGTGGGTCTGCGACGTTCCACAGGGGAACCTCATCAATTGTCCTTCTCCCCAGGCTTGAAAGCTGAGTTTCACTACAACCAGCGCCGCTACACTTGTAGCCTTTCTGAGTCTTTAAAAGAGTTAAGAATTAGAAATCCCGAAGGCAAAGTTCTGGCGATTCAGCAAGGACACAGAACGGGTTTACTCGGAATTATGCGGGAAGACGCCAAAGAGGTTGATGTGACGAAACCTCCGTTTTATCCATTGATTAAGGCAGCGATGCAAGCGCTGGATATACCGGGAAAAAATACCTAA
- the gatA gene encoding Asp-tRNA(Asn)/Glu-tRNA(Gln) amidotransferase subunit GatA produces MASIRELHKQLISKERSAVELTQEALDRIQALEPKLHSFLSVTAERALEQAQAVDAKIAAGEEIGPLAGIPIGIKDNLCTQGIRTTCGSRILENFVPSYESTVTQKLADAGAVMVGKTNMDEFAMGSSTESSAYQVTANPWDLQRVPGGSSGGSAAAVAARECVVSLGSDTGGSIRQPASFCGVVGLKPTYGLVSRFGLVAYGSSLDQIGPFARTVEDAAILLGAIAGYDPKDSTSLDVKIPNYAKSLRPDLRPRGQLRVGFIKETFGEGVDSCVWQAVTKAIEQLQDLGAEIQEISCPRFRYGLPTYYIIAPSEASANLARYDGVKYGFRTPDADNLLSMYTQTRSSGFGTEVKRRIMLGTYALSAGYYDAYYLKAQKVRTLIKQDFQRAFERVDILVSPTAPTTAFKAGEKTEDPLSMYLNDLMTIPLNLAGLPGLSLPCGFDDQGLPIGIQMMSNVLREDLLLQVAHAYEQATDWHLRTPKL; encoded by the coding sequence ATGGCATCCATCCGCGAGTTGCACAAACAACTCATTAGTAAAGAACGCTCCGCTGTAGAACTTACTCAAGAAGCTTTAGACCGCATTCAGGCACTAGAGCCGAAATTGCATAGTTTTTTGAGCGTGACAGCAGAGAGAGCATTAGAACAGGCTCAGGCTGTGGATGCCAAAATCGCTGCTGGTGAAGAAATTGGGCCGCTGGCTGGCATTCCCATTGGCATCAAGGACAATCTCTGTACCCAGGGGATTCGCACCACTTGCGGTTCCAGGATTTTGGAAAATTTTGTCCCCTCCTACGAGTCAACCGTGACCCAAAAACTGGCAGATGCTGGTGCGGTGATGGTGGGCAAAACGAATATGGATGAGTTTGCGATGGGCAGTTCTACGGAAAGCTCTGCCTATCAAGTCACCGCCAACCCTTGGGATTTACAGCGGGTGCCGGGAGGATCGTCTGGCGGTTCGGCGGCAGCGGTGGCGGCAAGAGAGTGTGTGGTGTCTCTTGGTTCCGATACAGGGGGGTCTATCCGTCAGCCAGCGTCTTTCTGCGGTGTTGTCGGGTTAAAACCGACTTATGGGCTGGTTTCCCGTTTTGGTCTGGTTGCTTATGGGTCTTCTTTGGACCAAATTGGGCCATTTGCGCGGACAGTCGAAGATGCGGCAATTTTACTAGGAGCGATCGCGGGTTACGATCCCAAGGACTCCACCAGTCTCGACGTTAAAATACCCAACTACGCCAAATCCCTGCGACCTGACCTTAGACCTAGAGGTCAGCTGAGAGTAGGTTTTATTAAAGAAACTTTTGGCGAAGGTGTAGACTCCTGCGTCTGGCAGGCAGTTACAAAAGCGATTGAGCAGCTGCAAGACTTAGGAGCCGAAATTCAAGAAATTTCCTGTCCTCGCTTCCGCTACGGTTTGCCTACCTATTACATCATTGCTCCTTCTGAGGCATCCGCCAATCTCGCCCGTTACGACGGCGTGAAGTATGGCTTCCGGACGCCTGACGCGGACAATCTATTGTCAATGTATACTCAGACTCGCTCCAGTGGTTTTGGCACCGAAGTCAAACGGCGGATCATGTTAGGCACTTATGCGCTCTCGGCGGGATATTACGACGCCTACTATCTCAAAGCGCAAAAAGTCCGCACTTTGATTAAACAAGACTTCCAGCGGGCTTTTGAAAGAGTTGATATTTTAGTGTCTCCCACTGCTCCTACCACCGCATTCAAAGCAGGGGAAAAAACAGAAGATCCCTTGAGTATGTATTTAAATGACCTGATGACGATTCCTTTGAATCTCGCAGGTTTGCCTGGATTGAGTTTACCTTGTGGATTCGATGACCAGGGATTACCGATTGGCATACAGATGATGAGTAATGTGTTGCGAGAAGATTTGCTATTGCAAGTCGCTCATGCCTATGAGCAAGCAACCGATTGGCATCTACGCACCCCAAAACTCTAG
- a CDS encoding photosystem II reaction center protein Ycf12: MFSSLSGINWEVIAQLGFVAVIMLAGPAVIFVLAFRGGDL, from the coding sequence ATTTTCAGCAGTTTAAGCGGCATCAACTGGGAAGTCATTGCTCAGCTAGGCTTTGTGGCGGTAATTATGCTTGCTGGCCCAGCAGTTATCTTCGTGCTGGCATTTCGAGGCGGCGACCTCTAA
- a CDS encoding TMEM165/GDT1 family protein, translating to MSHSKSQKPKVKLFQRVPWTVFSSTFLTIFLAEMGDKTQVATLLMSAESQSPWLVFAGAAMALIATSLVGVLLGRWLATRLSPKTLDMAAGACLLFVSVMLLWDVVHF from the coding sequence ATTAGCCATTCTAAATCTCAAAAGCCAAAAGTGAAGCTTTTCCAGCGGGTGCCTTGGACAGTCTTTAGCTCCACGTTCTTGACGATCTTTTTGGCAGAAATGGGGGATAAAACTCAGGTGGCAACGCTGCTAATGAGTGCAGAATCTCAGTCGCCGTGGTTGGTGTTTGCGGGTGCGGCGATGGCACTGATTGCCACAAGCTTAGTCGGTGTATTGTTGGGGCGTTGGCTGGCAACCAGGCTATCTCCTAAAACCTTGGACATGGCAGCGGGAGCGTGTTTGCTCTTTGTTTCTGTGATGCTGCTGTGGGATGTCGTGCATTTTTAA
- a CDS encoding serine/threonine-protein kinase — protein MSYCLNPACPNPQNPSDTKFCLTCGTKLLLKDRYRAIKPIGQGGFGRTFLAVDEDKPSKPRCVIKQFYPQAQGTSTVKKAVELFNQEAMRLDELGKHSQIPELLAYFTQDDRQYLVQEFIDGQNLAQELVQVGAFSEAHIRQLLSDLLSVLQFVHSQQVIHRDIKPENIIRRSRDRKLVLVDFGASKVATANALNQTGTSIGSPEYVAPEQARGRASFASDIYSLGVTCIHLLTQRSPFDLYDINEDAWIWRQYLTSKVSDSLGKILDKMLETAPSRRYQSAEAVLKDLNSPSAQVVTVISQTPATPAKPPVKSSPVTPPVANTPANLSKSQIDVELEALKAEIMGGGTSKNENQKSASSQPPSPNPTKSKNHGERQVDLELEELKSQFLGSPTPKKPPQS, from the coding sequence ATGAGCTATTGCCTCAATCCAGCTTGCCCAAATCCTCAAAATCCCTCTGATACAAAGTTTTGCCTGACTTGTGGCACTAAGTTGCTGCTCAAAGACCGCTACCGTGCCATTAAACCGATTGGGCAAGGCGGTTTTGGTAGAACTTTTTTGGCAGTGGATGAAGACAAACCTTCTAAACCGCGCTGCGTAATCAAGCAGTTTTACCCGCAAGCCCAAGGCACCAGCACGGTTAAAAAGGCAGTTGAGTTATTTAACCAAGAAGCGATGCGGCTGGATGAACTGGGTAAACATTCCCAGATTCCTGAATTACTGGCATATTTTACTCAAGATGACCGCCAGTATTTGGTGCAAGAGTTTATCGATGGGCAAAACTTAGCCCAAGAATTGGTACAGGTGGGTGCTTTTAGCGAAGCTCACATTCGTCAGTTACTGAGTGATTTATTGTCAGTGCTGCAATTTGTCCACAGCCAACAAGTGATTCACCGAGATATTAAGCCAGAAAATATTATTCGCAGAAGTCGCGATCGCAAGCTGGTTCTGGTTGATTTCGGCGCATCTAAAGTTGCCACCGCCAACGCCCTCAACCAGACGGGAACCAGCATTGGCAGCCCTGAATATGTGGCACCAGAGCAAGCCAGAGGCAGAGCTTCTTTTGCTAGCGATATTTATAGTTTAGGCGTCACCTGCATTCATCTATTAACTCAGCGCTCTCCGTTTGACTTGTACGATATTAACGAAGACGCTTGGATTTGGCGGCAATATTTAACCTCTAAAGTTAGCGATTCTCTGGGAAAAATTCTGGACAAAATGCTGGAAACAGCTCCCAGTCGGCGCTATCAATCAGCAGAAGCAGTCCTTAAAGACCTGAATTCTCCGTCAGCTCAAGTAGTAACGGTAATCTCTCAGACACCGGCGACACCTGCCAAGCCTCCAGTCAAATCATCGCCGGTGACACCACCCGTTGCTAACACGCCTGCTAACCTATCCAAAAGCCAAATTGATGTTGAATTAGAGGCTTTAAAAGCCGAAATAATGGGTGGTGGCACCTCTAAAAACGAAAATCAAAAATCAGCTTCCTCACAACCTCCATCCCCAAATCCGACTAAATCTAAAAATCATGGCGAGCGGCAAGTCGATTTGGAATTAGAGGAGCTAAAAAGTCAATTTCTGGGATCTCCAACACCCAAAAAGCCTCCTCAGAGCTAG
- a CDS encoding YkgJ family cysteine cluster protein: MPTWRCVKQCGACCHLDPADRPDLDQYLTPEELQLYLSMVGEGGWCVNFDRETRECQIYLDRPRFCRVQADVFEELYGIEPEELNDFAVECCREQIEGVYGDRSLEMIRFNQEVGF; the protein is encoded by the coding sequence ATGCCGACTTGGCGCTGTGTTAAGCAATGTGGAGCCTGCTGTCATCTCGATCCAGCAGATCGCCCTGACTTAGATCAATATCTCACGCCGGAGGAGTTACAGCTATATCTGAGCATGGTCGGCGAAGGGGGATGGTGTGTGAATTTCGATCGCGAGACGCGAGAATGTCAGATTTATCTAGATCGTCCTCGTTTTTGTCGGGTGCAGGCAGATGTTTTTGAAGAATTGTACGGCATTGAGCCAGAGGAACTCAATGACTTTGCGGTTGAGTGTTGCCGCGAACAGATTGAAGGCGTTTATGGCGATCGCTCTTTAGAAATGATCCGATTTAACCAGGAAGTTGGCTTTTAA
- a CDS encoding thioredoxin domain-containing protein produces the protein MRRFQFCAIAPMRFLAQKVLRLATLLLLSLTFFGWTLPVQAATQISPRLEEQILQVIRQHPEVVLESVQAYQQQQQQKLSQAQQSFLQEFKTNPKAVIGASPTTGTESSKVVLIEFSDFQCPYCAQAHDTLKELIAKHPDEVTLAYKHFPLAPIHAEAMPAAKAAWAAEQQGKFWEYHDALFAKQDKLGEELYVEIAQTLNLDLEQFNRDRASDAASAAIGQDIQLAESLGLAGTPFFLIDTETFSGPIQLSDMENLLTAAK, from the coding sequence ATGCGTCGATTTCAGTTTTGCGCGATCGCTCCCATGCGCTTTCTCGCTCAGAAAGTATTGAGACTCGCAACCCTATTGCTATTGTCTCTAACATTTTTCGGTTGGACACTTCCAGTGCAAGCCGCTACCCAAATTAGTCCTCGATTGGAAGAGCAAATTTTGCAGGTGATTCGTCAGCACCCAGAAGTAGTTCTGGAGTCGGTTCAGGCATATCAGCAACAACAACAACAGAAGCTAAGCCAAGCTCAGCAGTCATTTTTGCAGGAGTTCAAGACTAACCCCAAGGCAGTGATTGGTGCCTCTCCGACGACGGGAACCGAGTCGTCAAAGGTTGTGCTAATCGAATTTTCAGACTTCCAATGTCCTTATTGTGCCCAAGCGCATGACACGCTAAAGGAGCTGATCGCAAAGCATCCGGATGAAGTGACTTTAGCTTACAAGCATTTTCCTCTCGCTCCGATCCATGCGGAAGCCATGCCAGCGGCTAAAGCGGCTTGGGCGGCAGAGCAGCAAGGTAAATTCTGGGAATATCATGATGCTTTATTTGCCAAGCAAGACAAATTGGGCGAGGAGTTGTATGTGGAGATTGCCCAAACACTCAATTTGGATTTAGAGCAATTTAACCGTGATCGCGCCAGCGATGCTGCTAGTGCTGCGATTGGACAGGATATTCAGCTAGCCGAGAGTTTAGGGCTTGCAGGCACTCCCTTTTTCTTGATCGATACTGAGACGTTCTCCGGCCCTATCCAACTGTCAGATATGGAAAATCTACTCACTGCTGCCAAGTAA
- a CDS encoding DNA polymerase III subunit alpha produces MSFVGLHVHSDYSLLDGASQLPELVDQALKLGMPAIALTDHGVMYGAIELIKVCRGKTIKPIIGNEMYVVNGDIEEQKRGRKKYHQVVLAKNTKGYKNLVKLTTISHLKGYQGKGIFARPCINKELLAEYHEGLIVTSACLGGEIPQAILQRRPDVARRTAQWYKDVFGDDFYLEIQDHGSQEDRTVNVEIVKIARELDIKIVATNDSHFISCNDVEAHDALLCIQTGKLISEDNRMRYSGTEYLKSADEMKYLFRDHLPDDVIEEAIANTLEVADKVQPYNILGEPRLPDYPIPADYTADTFLEDVTWKGLLERFGYRSRAEVDPIYKERLEYELKMMQQMGFSTYFLVVWDYIKYARDNNIPVGPGRGSAAGSLVAYALKITNIDPVHHGLLFERFLNPERKSMPDIDTDFCIEQRDKVIEYVTQKYGTDRVAQIITFNRLTSKAVLKDVARVLNIPYGDADKMAKLIPVVRGKPTKLKVMISDDTPAPEFKEKYENDPIVRHWLDMAIRIEGTNKTFGVHAAGVVISAEPLDQIVPLQRNNDGSVITQYFMEDLESLGLLKMDFLGLRNLTMIQKSIDLIKQNKNITLDPDQLPLEERKAQKILAKSEVKKLPLDIQKTYEVLEKGELEGIFQLESSGMRQIVRDLKPSSIEDISSILALYRPGPLDAGLIPLFINRKHGREEIKYVDPLLEPILQETYAVLVYQEQIMKMAQDLAGYSLGQADLLRRSMGKKKVSEMQKHREAFIDGAAKNGVKEKIAEDLFEQMVKFAEYCFNKSHSTAYAYVTYQTAYLKANFPVEYMAALLTSNSGDQDKVQKYITTCLSMNIQVEPPDINRSGVDFTPLQTSILFGLSAVRNVGEGAIRCLLAARETGGNFKSLADLCDRVDLRTVNSRALEALIKCGAFDTLEPNRQQLSKDLELVLPWGQNRAKDRASGQGNLFDFGNATTESSFESAPKASAVPDFSDKEKLDFEKELLGFYVSDHPLKSVRKSAQILAPINLSELSDQREDTTLSAIVIVSGIKPIVTKKGDRMAILQIEDLTGQSEAVVFPKTYERIHLHLVVDNRLIIWGKVDRRDDKTQLIVEDTEPIEQVRMVMVELTPHQAGDIAEQRRLMTNLQEHSGDKDKANVPVIATVKGGQRHLTVRLGRQFWVQDHNTAVEALNSAGFPARVQPLMTV; encoded by the coding sequence ATGTCTTTTGTTGGTTTGCACGTTCATAGTGATTATAGTTTGCTGGATGGTGCCAGTCAGTTACCAGAACTGGTCGATCAAGCATTGAAATTGGGGATGCCTGCGATCGCGCTCACGGATCACGGTGTTATGTATGGCGCGATTGAGCTAATAAAAGTTTGTCGCGGCAAAACAATTAAGCCAATTATTGGCAATGAAATGTATGTCGTGAATGGTGATATCGAAGAACAAAAGCGCGGTAGAAAAAAATATCACCAAGTTGTTTTAGCGAAAAATACAAAAGGCTATAAAAATTTAGTTAAGTTAACGACAATTTCTCATCTCAAAGGTTATCAGGGAAAAGGTATTTTTGCCCGTCCTTGTATCAACAAAGAATTATTAGCTGAATACCACGAAGGTTTAATCGTCACCAGTGCTTGTTTGGGCGGCGAAATCCCCCAAGCAATTCTTCAACGCCGACCCGATGTGGCTCGCAGAACTGCCCAGTGGTATAAAGATGTTTTCGGTGACGATTTTTATTTAGAAATTCAAGATCACGGTTCTCAAGAAGACCGAACAGTTAACGTTGAGATTGTAAAAATTGCACGGGAACTAGACATTAAAATTGTTGCGACAAATGATTCCCATTTTATTTCCTGCAACGATGTCGAAGCTCACGACGCCTTGTTATGTATTCAGACCGGAAAACTGATTTCTGAAGATAATCGGATGCGCTACAGCGGTACTGAATATCTGAAGTCCGCTGATGAGATGAAATATCTGTTTCGAGATCATCTACCGGACGACGTAATTGAGGAAGCGATCGCAAATACCCTAGAAGTCGCAGACAAAGTTCAACCTTACAACATCCTTGGTGAGCCTCGTCTTCCCGATTATCCCATCCCAGCCGACTACACCGCCGATACTTTTCTCGAAGATGTTACCTGGAAAGGTCTTTTAGAACGGTTTGGTTATCGCTCTCGTGCTGAAGTCGATCCCATCTACAAAGAGCGGCTGGAATATGAGTTGAAAATGATGCAACAGATGGGATTTTCAACTTACTTTTTAGTTGTTTGGGACTATATCAAATATGCCAGAGATAATAACATTCCTGTGGGGCCTGGTCGCGGTTCTGCGGCAGGTTCTCTAGTTGCTTATGCCTTAAAAATTACTAATATCGATCCTGTCCATCATGGGTTACTATTCGAGCGATTTTTGAACCCCGAACGGAAATCCATGCCGGATATTGATACAGATTTCTGCATTGAACAACGGGACAAAGTGATTGAATATGTCACCCAAAAATATGGCACGGATAGGGTGGCGCAGATTATTACCTTTAACCGCCTCACGTCTAAAGCTGTCTTAAAAGATGTCGCCAGAGTGTTGAATATTCCCTATGGGGATGCAGACAAAATGGCAAAGCTGATCCCAGTGGTGCGAGGTAAGCCAACAAAACTCAAGGTGATGATTTCGGATGATACCCCCGCACCAGAGTTTAAAGAAAAATACGAGAATGACCCCATCGTTCGCCATTGGCTTGATATGGCGATACGAATTGAAGGAACGAATAAAACTTTTGGGGTACACGCAGCGGGAGTCGTGATTTCAGCAGAACCTTTAGATCAAATTGTGCCGCTGCAACGAAATAACGACGGCTCAGTCATTACCCAGTATTTCATGGAAGACTTGGAATCACTGGGATTATTGAAGATGGACTTTCTGGGGTTAAGGAACCTAACCATGATCCAGAAAAGCATCGATCTAATTAAGCAAAATAAAAATATTACGCTCGATCCCGATCAACTCCCACTGGAAGAAAGAAAAGCTCAGAAAATCTTAGCCAAAAGTGAAGTAAAAAAATTACCCCTAGATATTCAGAAAACCTACGAAGTCTTAGAAAAAGGTGAATTAGAAGGCATCTTCCAATTAGAATCTTCCGGGATGCGGCAGATTGTACGTGACCTAAAGCCTTCCAGCATCGAAGACATTTCCTCCATTCTCGCTCTCTATCGACCGGGGCCATTAGATGCGGGTCTGATTCCCCTATTTATTAACCGCAAGCATGGTAGAGAAGAAATCAAGTATGTCGATCCCTTATTAGAGCCAATTCTGCAAGAAACCTATGCTGTTCTTGTTTATCAAGAACAAATCATGAAAATGGCTCAGGATTTAGCAGGATATTCTCTAGGCCAAGCAGATTTATTGAGAAGATCGATGGGCAAAAAGAAGGTTTCGGAAATGCAAAAGCATCGAGAAGCCTTTATTGATGGAGCTGCTAAAAATGGGGTAAAAGAAAAGATTGCTGAAGATTTATTCGAGCAGATGGTTAAATTTGCTGAATATTGCTTCAATAAATCCCATTCAACTGCTTATGCTTATGTAACTTATCAAACGGCATATTTAAAGGCAAATTTTCCAGTTGAATACATGGCGGCGCTGCTGACTTCTAACAGTGGCGACCAGGATAAGGTGCAAAAATACATCACCACTTGTTTGAGTATGAATATTCAAGTGGAGCCGCCGGATATTAATCGATCGGGGGTTGATTTTACACCGCTGCAAACTAGTATTTTATTCGGATTGTCGGCAGTCCGAAATGTCGGAGAAGGGGCGATTCGGTGCCTTTTGGCAGCACGGGAAACTGGGGGCAATTTTAAGTCTTTGGCTGATTTGTGCGATCGCGTGGATCTTCGTACAGTTAACAGCCGCGCTTTAGAAGCTCTAATCAAATGCGGTGCGTTTGATACCCTCGAACCCAACCGACAGCAATTAAGCAAAGACCTTGAGCTGGTTCTCCCTTGGGGACAAAACCGCGCCAAAGACCGAGCCAGCGGTCAGGGAAATCTCTTTGACTTTGGAAACGCGACAACAGAAAGTAGCTTTGAATCTGCTCCCAAGGCTTCAGCGGTGCCTGATTTTTCTGACAAGGAAAAGTTAGATTTTGAGAAAGAACTGCTAGGCTTCTACGTCTCTGACCATCCCCTCAAATCTGTACGGAAATCCGCTCAAATTCTCGCTCCGATTAATCTTAGCGAACTCAGCGACCAGCGGGAGGATACTACTCTTAGCGCCATTGTGATCGTCAGCGGGATCAAACCCATAGTCACCAAAAAGGGCGATCGCATGGCAATCTTGCAAATCGAAGACTTAACAGGCCAATCTGAAGCCGTCGTCTTCCCGAAAACTTACGAACGCATTCACTTACATCTGGTCGTGGATAATCGCTTGATTATTTGGGGAAAAGTAGACAGGCGAGACGATAAAACTCAGCTAATCGTTGAGGATACAGAACCCATTGAACAAGTGCGGATGGTGATGGTAGAACTGACACCTCATCAAGCGGGTGACATTGCGGAACAGCGTCGCTTGATGACCAATCTCCAGGAACACTCAGGGGATAAAGACAAAGCAAATGTCCCGGTGATTGCAACGGTGAAAGGAGGACAGCGGCACTTAACCGTTCGCCTCGGTCGTCAATTCTGGGTGCAAGACCACAACACGGCTGTCGAGGCGCTCAATTCGGCTGGGTTTCCGGCTCGTGTTCAGCCTCTGATGACTGTTTGA
- a CDS encoding TMEM165/GDT1 family protein, whose amino-acid sequence MDWHLLGISFITVFLAEIGDKSQLAAIALSGSSKSPRAVFLGTIAALLLASFLGVIAGEGVAVLLPARLLKAIAAIGFALIAVRLLWPDTDVQEDLEEKP is encoded by the coding sequence ATGGATTGGCATCTTCTCGGAATTAGTTTCATCACGGTATTTTTGGCAGAGATTGGCGATAAGAGCCAATTGGCAGCGATCGCGCTCAGTGGCAGTTCTAAATCTCCTCGTGCCGTGTTTCTCGGAACGATCGCCGCACTGCTGCTGGCTAGCTTCCTGGGAGTCATTGCTGGAGAAGGCGTGGCGGTGCTGTTGCCTGCGCGGTTACTCAAAGCGATCGCAGCCATTGGATTTGCCTTGATTGCCGTCCGCTTGTTGTGGCCTGATACCGACGTGCAAGAAGATTTAGAAGAGAAACCGTAA